From a region of the Anomalospiza imberbis isolate Cuckoo-Finch-1a 21T00152 chromosome 3, ASM3175350v1, whole genome shotgun sequence genome:
- the UGP2 gene encoding UTP--glucose-1-phosphate uridylyltransferase isoform X1 yields MSALLTDLSKAMSQAGSSQFQEVIRQELEYSMKVELDKILATAHSNEIEHTKKDLEGFKKLFHRFLQEKGPSVDWGKIQRPPEDSIQPYEKIKARGLPDNIASVLNKLVVVKLNGGLGTSMGCKGPKSLIGVRNENTFLDLTVQQIEHLNKSYNTDVPLVLMNSFNTDDDTKKILQKYSHSRVKIYTFNQSRYPRINKETLLPIAKDVSYSGENTECWYPPGHGDIYASFYNSGLLDNLIAEGKEYIFVSNIDNLGATVDLYILNHLMNPPNGKRCEFVMEVTNKTRADVKGGTLTQYENKLRLVEIAQVPKAHVDEFKSVSKFKIFNTNNLWIALSAIKRLQEKNAIDMEIIVNPKTLDGGLNVIQLETAVGAAIKSFENSLGINVPRSRFLPVKTTSDLLLVMSNLYSLNAGSLTMSEKREFPTVPLVKLGSSFTKVQDYLRRFESIPDMLELDHLTVSGDVTFGKNVSLKGTVIIIANHGDRIDIPAGALLENKIVSGNLRILDH; encoded by the exons ATGTCGGCGCTCCTGACAG ATTTGAGCAAAGCAATGTCTCAAGCTGGCTCCTCACAGTTTCAGGAAGTCATTCGGCAGGAGCTGGAGTATTCAATGAAAGTAGAACTCGATAAGATCCTTGCGACCGCACACTCAAATGAGATAGAG CACACTAAAAAGGACCTGGAAGGATTTAAGAAGCTATTTCATAGATTCCTACAAGAAAAGGGACCATCTGTGGACTGGGGGAAGATTCAGAGACCTCCAGAAGATTCT ATCCAGCCCTATGAGAAGATCAAGGCCAGAGGCCTGCCTGATAACATTGCTTCTGTCTTGAACAAGCTGGTGGTGGTGAAGCTCAATGGTGGCTTGGGCACAAGCATGGGCTGCAAAGGCCCCAAGAGCCTCATCGGGGTGCGGAACGAGAACACCTTCCTGGACCTGACAGTGCAGCAGATCGAG CATTTAAACAAATCCTACAACACCGATGTTCCTCTGGTTCTCATGAATTCCTTCAACACAGACGATGACACAAAGAAAATCCTGCAGAAATACAGTCACAGCCGTGTGAAGATATATACTTTTAATCAGAGCAG GTATCCCAGAATTAACAAGGAAACTCTGCTGCCAATAGCCAAGGATGTCTCTTACTCAGGAGAGAACACGGAGTGCTGGTACCCTCCAGGCCATGGAGACATCTACGCCAGCTTCTACAACTCTGGGCTGCTGGACAACCTCATTGCAGAGGGGAAGGAATATATTTTTGTGTCCAATATAGATAATTTGGGTGCCACTGTGGACCTTTACATTCTTAACCACCTCATGAACCCACCCAATGGAAAACGCTGTGAATTTGTCATGGAAGTCACAAACAAAACCCGGGCGGATGTGAAG GGTGGCACGCTGACGCAGTACGAGAACAAGCTGAGGCTGGTGGAGATAGCTCAGGTCCCTAAAGCACATGTGGATGAATTCAAGTCTGTGTCGAAATTCAAAATATTCAACACCAACAATTTGTGGATTGCTCTGTCTGCAATTAAAAGGCTGCAAGAGAAAAATGCCATTGACATGGAGATCATTGTTAACCCAAAG ACTCTGGATGGAGGCTTGAATGTTATCCAGCTGGAGACCGCAGTTGGTGCTGCTATCAAGAGTTTTGAGAACTCTCTGGGGATAAACGTACCTCGTAGTCGTTTCCTGCCTGTGAAGACCACCTCGGATCTCTTGCTCGTGATGTCCAATCTGTACAGCCTTAACGCGGGGTCTCTAACGATGAGCGAGAAGCGCGAATTCCCAACAGTGCCTCTTGTCAAACTGGGAAGCTCCTTCACAAAG GTTCAAGATTACCTGCGGAGGTTTGAAAGTATTCCAGATATGCTGGAGCTGGATCATCTCACGGTTTCAGGTGATGTTACATTTGGGAAGAATGTTTCATTAAAG GGAACAGTCATCATCATTGCAAACCACGGTGACAGGATTGACATCCCAGCTGGAGCTCTACTAGAGAACAAAATCGTATCTGGCAACCTGCGGATCCTGGACCACTGA
- the UGP2 gene encoding UTP--glucose-1-phosphate uridylyltransferase isoform X3, which produces MGCKGPKSLIGVRNENTFLDLTVQQIEHLNKSYNTDVPLVLMNSFNTDDDTKKILQKYSHSRVKIYTFNQSRYPRINKETLLPIAKDVSYSGENTECWYPPGHGDIYASFYNSGLLDNLIAEGKEYIFVSNIDNLGATVDLYILNHLMNPPNGKRCEFVMEVTNKTRADVKGGTLTQYENKLRLVEIAQVPKAHVDEFKSVSKFKIFNTNNLWIALSAIKRLQEKNAIDMEIIVNPKTLDGGLNVIQLETAVGAAIKSFENSLGINVPRSRFLPVKTTSDLLLVMSNLYSLNAGSLTMSEKREFPTVPLVKLGSSFTKVQDYLRRFESIPDMLELDHLTVSGDVTFGKNVSLKGTVIIIANHGDRIDIPAGALLENKIVSGNLRILDH; this is translated from the exons ATGGGCTGCAAAGGCCCCAAGAGCCTCATCGGGGTGCGGAACGAGAACACCTTCCTGGACCTGACAGTGCAGCAGATCGAG CATTTAAACAAATCCTACAACACCGATGTTCCTCTGGTTCTCATGAATTCCTTCAACACAGACGATGACACAAAGAAAATCCTGCAGAAATACAGTCACAGCCGTGTGAAGATATATACTTTTAATCAGAGCAG GTATCCCAGAATTAACAAGGAAACTCTGCTGCCAATAGCCAAGGATGTCTCTTACTCAGGAGAGAACACGGAGTGCTGGTACCCTCCAGGCCATGGAGACATCTACGCCAGCTTCTACAACTCTGGGCTGCTGGACAACCTCATTGCAGAGGGGAAGGAATATATTTTTGTGTCCAATATAGATAATTTGGGTGCCACTGTGGACCTTTACATTCTTAACCACCTCATGAACCCACCCAATGGAAAACGCTGTGAATTTGTCATGGAAGTCACAAACAAAACCCGGGCGGATGTGAAG GGTGGCACGCTGACGCAGTACGAGAACAAGCTGAGGCTGGTGGAGATAGCTCAGGTCCCTAAAGCACATGTGGATGAATTCAAGTCTGTGTCGAAATTCAAAATATTCAACACCAACAATTTGTGGATTGCTCTGTCTGCAATTAAAAGGCTGCAAGAGAAAAATGCCATTGACATGGAGATCATTGTTAACCCAAAG ACTCTGGATGGAGGCTTGAATGTTATCCAGCTGGAGACCGCAGTTGGTGCTGCTATCAAGAGTTTTGAGAACTCTCTGGGGATAAACGTACCTCGTAGTCGTTTCCTGCCTGTGAAGACCACCTCGGATCTCTTGCTCGTGATGTCCAATCTGTACAGCCTTAACGCGGGGTCTCTAACGATGAGCGAGAAGCGCGAATTCCCAACAGTGCCTCTTGTCAAACTGGGAAGCTCCTTCACAAAG GTTCAAGATTACCTGCGGAGGTTTGAAAGTATTCCAGATATGCTGGAGCTGGATCATCTCACGGTTTCAGGTGATGTTACATTTGGGAAGAATGTTTCATTAAAG GGAACAGTCATCATCATTGCAAACCACGGTGACAGGATTGACATCCCAGCTGGAGCTCTACTAGAGAACAAAATCGTATCTGGCAACCTGCGGATCCTGGACCACTGA
- the UGP2 gene encoding UTP--glucose-1-phosphate uridylyltransferase isoform X2 — translation MSQAGSSQFQEVIRQELEYSMKVELDKILATAHSNEIEHTKKDLEGFKKLFHRFLQEKGPSVDWGKIQRPPEDSIQPYEKIKARGLPDNIASVLNKLVVVKLNGGLGTSMGCKGPKSLIGVRNENTFLDLTVQQIEHLNKSYNTDVPLVLMNSFNTDDDTKKILQKYSHSRVKIYTFNQSRYPRINKETLLPIAKDVSYSGENTECWYPPGHGDIYASFYNSGLLDNLIAEGKEYIFVSNIDNLGATVDLYILNHLMNPPNGKRCEFVMEVTNKTRADVKGGTLTQYENKLRLVEIAQVPKAHVDEFKSVSKFKIFNTNNLWIALSAIKRLQEKNAIDMEIIVNPKTLDGGLNVIQLETAVGAAIKSFENSLGINVPRSRFLPVKTTSDLLLVMSNLYSLNAGSLTMSEKREFPTVPLVKLGSSFTKVQDYLRRFESIPDMLELDHLTVSGDVTFGKNVSLKGTVIIIANHGDRIDIPAGALLENKIVSGNLRILDH, via the exons ATGTCTCAAGCTGGCTCCTCACAGTTTCAGGAAGTCATTCGGCAGGAGCTGGAGTATTCAATGAAAGTAGAACTCGATAAGATCCTTGCGACCGCACACTCAAATGAGATAGAG CACACTAAAAAGGACCTGGAAGGATTTAAGAAGCTATTTCATAGATTCCTACAAGAAAAGGGACCATCTGTGGACTGGGGGAAGATTCAGAGACCTCCAGAAGATTCT ATCCAGCCCTATGAGAAGATCAAGGCCAGAGGCCTGCCTGATAACATTGCTTCTGTCTTGAACAAGCTGGTGGTGGTGAAGCTCAATGGTGGCTTGGGCACAAGCATGGGCTGCAAAGGCCCCAAGAGCCTCATCGGGGTGCGGAACGAGAACACCTTCCTGGACCTGACAGTGCAGCAGATCGAG CATTTAAACAAATCCTACAACACCGATGTTCCTCTGGTTCTCATGAATTCCTTCAACACAGACGATGACACAAAGAAAATCCTGCAGAAATACAGTCACAGCCGTGTGAAGATATATACTTTTAATCAGAGCAG GTATCCCAGAATTAACAAGGAAACTCTGCTGCCAATAGCCAAGGATGTCTCTTACTCAGGAGAGAACACGGAGTGCTGGTACCCTCCAGGCCATGGAGACATCTACGCCAGCTTCTACAACTCTGGGCTGCTGGACAACCTCATTGCAGAGGGGAAGGAATATATTTTTGTGTCCAATATAGATAATTTGGGTGCCACTGTGGACCTTTACATTCTTAACCACCTCATGAACCCACCCAATGGAAAACGCTGTGAATTTGTCATGGAAGTCACAAACAAAACCCGGGCGGATGTGAAG GGTGGCACGCTGACGCAGTACGAGAACAAGCTGAGGCTGGTGGAGATAGCTCAGGTCCCTAAAGCACATGTGGATGAATTCAAGTCTGTGTCGAAATTCAAAATATTCAACACCAACAATTTGTGGATTGCTCTGTCTGCAATTAAAAGGCTGCAAGAGAAAAATGCCATTGACATGGAGATCATTGTTAACCCAAAG ACTCTGGATGGAGGCTTGAATGTTATCCAGCTGGAGACCGCAGTTGGTGCTGCTATCAAGAGTTTTGAGAACTCTCTGGGGATAAACGTACCTCGTAGTCGTTTCCTGCCTGTGAAGACCACCTCGGATCTCTTGCTCGTGATGTCCAATCTGTACAGCCTTAACGCGGGGTCTCTAACGATGAGCGAGAAGCGCGAATTCCCAACAGTGCCTCTTGTCAAACTGGGAAGCTCCTTCACAAAG GTTCAAGATTACCTGCGGAGGTTTGAAAGTATTCCAGATATGCTGGAGCTGGATCATCTCACGGTTTCAGGTGATGTTACATTTGGGAAGAATGTTTCATTAAAG GGAACAGTCATCATCATTGCAAACCACGGTGACAGGATTGACATCCCAGCTGGAGCTCTACTAGAGAACAAAATCGTATCTGGCAACCTGCGGATCCTGGACCACTGA